One Verrucomicrobiota bacterium genomic region harbors:
- a CDS encoding sulfite exporter TauE/SafE family protein, protein MLGVDLPVAGQSIDLVALLVLGLASGFVAGFYGVGGGIITVPMLYIVFRVDSNVAVGSSLAVILGTSISATIRHHRLRQVDARLGLLMFAGGFVGTWLGAGLVELLKRLGEFSFAPRAILAVNFVIPLIYGVYLVLVGRTFQRETARRRQELRDNPDAPFRAPLRRVLERLAWRPLVSLPSSGIERVSVWMLALIGVLAGLTAGLLGVGGGIVMVPAMIYILGVPTGIAIGTSLFMIILNSAVGTFFHASGLGFFSRTGNSNCDLVLATCLLIGSTLGAQLGAAITKKLHGVQIRRTFAYLAYATAIVTALRLADNLGLFGGK, encoded by the coding sequence ATGCTCGGGGTCGATCTGCCGGTCGCTGGTCAGTCGATCGACCTTGTTGCGCTTCTCGTGCTTGGGCTCGCGAGCGGGTTCGTCGCGGGCTTCTACGGCGTTGGCGGCGGCATCATCACGGTACCGATGCTCTACATTGTCTTCCGCGTGGACTCGAACGTCGCCGTCGGATCGAGTCTCGCGGTGATCCTCGGCACGTCGATCTCTGCCACAATTCGCCATCACAGGCTTCGCCAGGTGGACGCGCGGCTTGGCCTGCTCATGTTTGCGGGCGGCTTCGTGGGGACTTGGCTGGGTGCGGGACTGGTCGAGCTGCTCAAGCGTCTGGGGGAGTTCAGCTTTGCGCCGCGCGCCATCCTCGCCGTGAACTTCGTTATCCCGCTCATCTATGGCGTGTATCTTGTGCTCGTCGGGCGGACCTTCCAGCGCGAGACGGCGCGTCGCCGTCAGGAATTGCGCGACAATCCGGACGCGCCGTTCCGGGCGCCGCTGCGGCGCGTGCTCGAACGCCTGGCGTGGCGGCCGCTCGTATCGCTGCCGTCGTCTGGAATCGAACGCGTCTCCGTGTGGATGCTGGCGCTGATCGGCGTCCTCGCCGGGCTGACGGCCGGGCTGCTCGGCGTCGGCGGCGGTATCGTCATGGTGCCCGCCATGATCTACATCCTTGGCGTGCCGACGGGCATCGCCATCGGCACAAGCCTGTTCATGATCATTCTCAACTCCGCCGTCGGCACGTTTTTCCACGCCTCGGGACTCGGGTTCTTCTCGCGGACCGGAAACAGCAACTGCGATCTCGTCCTGGCGACGTGTCTGCTCATCGGCAGCACGCTGGGGGCCCAGCTTGGCGCGGCCATCACCAAGAAGCTGCACGGCGTCCAGATCAGGCGCACGTTCGCCTATCTCGCCTACGCCACGGCAATCGTCACCGCGCTGCGTCTGGCCGACAACCTTGGCCTCTTCGGCGGCAAGTAG
- a CDS encoding homoserine O-acetyltransferase translates to MKDTNLKTGTFTFAEPPNEMQLESGRSFGPITLYYETYGTLNAAKSNVIYVCHALTGNAHLTGKYEGEETSSGWWSEAIGPGKPFDTNKYFIVASNCLGGCSGSTGPNSIDPKTDKPYAVSFPPITIRDIVNAKHHLLRDHFGLDQVLCMTGGSIGGMQVLQWAVDHPGFARAIMPVAATDALTAQAIAFNKVGRHAIMADPHWNGGDYYDTMPELEGLALARMVAHITYLSEEGMRRKFGREHTNIDKWHEFDEQFQVESYLDHQGEKFVKVRKFDANSYIYLSRAMDWYDLSRGYGTIEEALARIEARVFMMSFTSDWLFPAEHMARMAQILEAQGKSVVYHEIRSAYGHDAFLVEYDRINPYFRAFLSSLEF, encoded by the coding sequence ATGAAAGACACGAATCTCAAGACAGGAACGTTCACGTTCGCCGAGCCGCCGAACGAGATGCAGCTCGAGAGCGGGCGTTCGTTCGGGCCCATCACGCTCTACTACGAGACGTACGGCACGCTGAACGCCGCGAAGTCGAACGTGATCTACGTGTGCCACGCGCTCACGGGCAACGCGCACCTGACCGGCAAGTACGAGGGCGAGGAAACCTCGTCAGGCTGGTGGTCGGAGGCAATCGGTCCGGGCAAGCCGTTCGACACCAACAAGTATTTCATCGTCGCCTCGAACTGCCTCGGCGGATGCTCGGGCTCGACGGGGCCGAACTCGATCGACCCGAAGACCGACAAACCGTACGCCGTGAGTTTCCCGCCGATCACGATCCGCGACATCGTCAACGCGAAGCACCACCTGCTGCGCGACCACTTCGGCCTCGATCAGGTGCTGTGCATGACGGGTGGCTCGATCGGCGGGATGCAGGTGCTCCAGTGGGCGGTCGACCACCCGGGGTTCGCCCGGGCCATCATGCCGGTGGCCGCCACGGACGCGCTGACCGCGCAGGCGATCGCGTTCAACAAGGTGGGCCGTCACGCGATCATGGCCGACCCGCACTGGAACGGGGGCGATTACTACGACACAATGCCCGAGCTCGAGGGACTGGCGTTGGCGCGCATGGTGGCGCACATCACGTACCTGAGCGAAGAGGGCATGCGCCGCAAGTTCGGCCGCGAGCACACAAACATCGACAAGTGGCACGAGTTCGACGAGCAGTTCCAGGTCGAAAGTTACCTTGACCACCAGGGCGAGAAGTTCGTCAAGGTCCGCAAGTTCGACGCGAACTCCTACATCTACCTGAGCCGCGCGATGGACTGGTATGACCTGTCGCGAGGCTACGGGACGATCGAGGAGGCGCTGGCCCGCATCGAGGCGCGTGTGTTCATGATGAGCTTCACGTCCGACTGGCTCTTCCCCGCCGAGCACATGGCGCGTATGGCGCAGATCCTCGAAGCGCAGGGCAAGAGCGTCGTCTACCACGAGATCCGCTCGGCGTACGGACACGACGCGTTCCTCGTCGAGTACGACAGGATCAACCCGTACTTCCGTGCGTTCCTGAGCAGCCTCGAGTTCTAG
- a CDS encoding aldehyde dehydrogenase EutE: MKLTEEQIAAIVRKVSDRLAAEPSAAPPPDALTCEIAREDGVFDDIDRCFDAAWEAYRFLESGTLDVRCAIIAAMRQAAVDAAPMLSRLAVEETRLGRADDKVKKNLLVATKTPGTEALRPEAFTGDRGMTLTEWAPYGVICSITPCTNPTETIICNAIGMVAAGNSVIFNPHPLAKRTSQRCVQLLNRAIVSAGGPPNLLSTLAEPTIETAGAFMKHPRLPLLVVTGGPAVVKAAMACGKKVIAAGPGNPPVVVDETADLPKAGRDIVAGASLDNNIICTDEKVVIAVDGIADQLKILMREHGAYELSRDQAKALNAIIIATPPTDGCRGEPRKEWIGQDAKRILAELGVQVDDSIRLVIVDVPADDPLVRTEQLMPVLPIVRVPSVDEGIALAKDVEAGCRHTASMWSRNIDKLHAMARTINTSIFVKNGPNYAGLGLGGEGFTSFTIASPTGEGLTCARHFVRHRRCTLVDAFRIV; this comes from the coding sequence ATGAAGCTCACCGAGGAGCAGATCGCTGCCATCGTCCGCAAGGTGTCCGACCGTCTTGCCGCCGAGCCGTCTGCTGCACCGCCGCCCGACGCGCTCACTTGCGAGATCGCGCGTGAGGATGGGGTCTTCGACGACATCGACCGCTGCTTCGACGCGGCGTGGGAGGCCTATCGTTTCCTCGAATCGGGCACGCTCGACGTGCGCTGCGCCATCATCGCCGCCATGCGCCAAGCGGCCGTTGACGCCGCGCCGATGCTCTCGCGTCTCGCCGTCGAGGAAACACGCCTCGGCCGCGCCGACGACAAGGTGAAGAAAAACCTCCTCGTCGCCACCAAGACGCCCGGCACGGAAGCGCTCAGGCCCGAGGCCTTCACGGGCGACCGCGGCATGACGCTGACCGAGTGGGCGCCGTACGGCGTCATCTGCTCGATCACGCCGTGCACGAACCCAACCGAGACCATCATCTGCAACGCCATCGGAATGGTCGCCGCGGGCAATTCCGTCATCTTCAACCCGCACCCGCTCGCCAAACGCACGTCGCAGCGCTGTGTCCAACTGCTCAACCGCGCCATCGTGAGCGCCGGCGGGCCGCCCAATCTGCTCTCGACGCTCGCGGAGCCGACGATCGAAACGGCCGGCGCGTTCATGAAGCACCCGCGCCTGCCGCTGCTCGTCGTCACCGGCGGGCCCGCCGTCGTCAAAGCGGCCATGGCGTGCGGCAAGAAGGTCATCGCCGCCGGCCCTGGCAACCCGCCCGTTGTCGTGGATGAGACGGCCGACCTCCCCAAGGCGGGTCGCGACATCGTCGCCGGCGCCTCGCTCGACAACAACATCATCTGCACCGACGAGAAGGTCGTCATCGCCGTCGATGGGATCGCCGATCAGCTCAAGATCCTCATGCGCGAGCACGGCGCCTATGAGCTGAGCCGCGATCAGGCGAAGGCGCTCAACGCGATCATCATCGCCACGCCGCCCACTGACGGATGCCGCGGCGAGCCGCGCAAGGAATGGATCGGCCAGGACGCAAAGAGAATCCTCGCCGAACTCGGCGTCCAGGTCGATGATTCCATCCGGCTCGTCATCGTCGACGTTCCCGCCGATGATCCGCTCGTGCGCACCGAGCAGCTCATGCCCGTTCTGCCCATCGTGCGCGTGCCCAGCGTCGATGAGGGAATCGCGCTCGCCAAGGACGTCGAGGCCGGCTGCCGTCACACCGCGTCAATGTGGTCGCGCAACATCGACAAGCTCCACGCCATGGCGCGCACGATCAACACGTCCATCTTCGTCAAAAACGGCCCGAACTACGCCGGCCTCGGTCTCGGCGGCGAAGGCTTCACCTCGTTCACCATCGCCTCGCCGACGGGCGAGGGCCTCACCTGCGCGCGCCACTTCGTCCGCCACCGCCGCTGCACGCTCGTCGACGCCTTCCGTATCGTCTGA